The following coding sequences lie in one Litorilinea aerophila genomic window:
- a CDS encoding sugar phosphate isomerase/epimerase family protein codes for MTETTSPLLPGLVSITFRQLTPAAIVELVAQAGLAGIEWGGDVHVPHGDLARAREVRRLTAAAGLQVAAYGSYYRVGHDETGPFDAVLATAVELEAPRIRVWAGRQGTDTADSAYWRLVIEDSLRIAELAAAAGIPIVYEFHRNTLTDTSEAARRLLQEVAHPNVGTYWQPPRGSMVAENLAGLELLAPWLRGLHVFSWHEQSGQRLPLAERADAWLQYLARAAALDRPMFALLEFVQEDEPAHFLRDAATLKGWLEQLDMAAGSG; via the coding sequence ATGACCGAAACGACTTCTCCCCTGTTGCCGGGCCTGGTTTCCATCACCTTCCGGCAACTCACACCGGCAGCCATCGTCGAGTTGGTAGCCCAGGCCGGGCTGGCCGGGATCGAGTGGGGCGGCGATGTGCATGTCCCCCACGGCGACCTGGCACGGGCCCGTGAGGTGCGCCGGTTGACCGCGGCAGCCGGCCTGCAGGTGGCCGCATACGGCTCTTACTATCGGGTCGGCCACGACGAGACCGGCCCCTTCGACGCGGTGCTGGCCACCGCCGTGGAGCTGGAAGCGCCCCGGATCCGGGTCTGGGCCGGCCGGCAGGGGACTGACACGGCCGATTCGGCCTACTGGCGGCTGGTGATCGAGGATTCCCTTCGCATCGCCGAATTGGCTGCAGCGGCCGGCATCCCCATCGTCTACGAGTTTCACCGCAACACCTTGACCGATACCAGCGAGGCGGCGCGCCGCCTGTTGCAGGAAGTGGCCCATCCGAACGTGGGCACCTACTGGCAGCCTCCTCGGGGCTCCATGGTGGCGGAGAATCTGGCCGGGCTGGAGCTCCTGGCACCCTGGCTGCGCGGCCTCCACGTCTTTAGCTGGCACGAGCAGAGTGGCCAGCGTCTGCCCCTGGCTGAACGGGCCGACGCTTGGCTGCAATACCTGGCCCGGGCCGCGGCCCTGGACCGGCCCATGTTCGCGCTTCTGGAATTCGTCCAGGAGGATGAGCCGGCCCACTTTCTGCGGGATGCCGCGACGTTGAAGGGCTGGCTTGAGCAATTGGACATGGCCGCTGGCTCTGGTTGA
- a CDS encoding hydroxyacid dehydrogenase produces MLKALYLLNPDAYQNIYGPEQRAAIASLVDVYAPPQTAESVRANPSILAPAEVILSGWGMVPLDEAFLAAAPNLKAVFYGAGSIKRIVTDAFWARGIPITSSYAANAVPVAEYTLSQILFCLKKGWQHALAIKREGRYPPRLPVPGAYGSTVGIISLGMIGRLVCQHLQRFDLKVLAYDPYVKADEAAALGAELCDLDELFRQADVVSLHTPWLPETEGMITGAHFAAMKEGATFINTARGAIVREPEMIAVLQQRPDLFAVLDVTYPEPPPPGSPLYNLDNVVLTPHIAGSLGKECQRMGQIVVEELQRFIRGEPLRWAITREQAARMA; encoded by the coding sequence ATGTTAAAGGCACTTTACCTCCTAAACCCTGACGCCTACCAGAATATCTACGGCCCGGAGCAGCGCGCGGCCATTGCCAGCCTGGTGGATGTGTACGCACCGCCCCAGACGGCCGAGAGCGTGCGGGCGAACCCGTCCATCCTGGCGCCGGCAGAGGTGATCCTCTCTGGCTGGGGCATGGTGCCCCTGGACGAAGCCTTCCTGGCCGCGGCGCCCAACCTGAAGGCCGTCTTCTACGGCGCCGGCTCCATCAAGCGGATCGTCACCGACGCCTTCTGGGCCCGGGGCATCCCCATCACCAGCTCCTACGCGGCCAATGCTGTGCCCGTGGCCGAATACACCCTCTCCCAGATCCTCTTCTGTCTGAAGAAGGGCTGGCAGCACGCCCTGGCCATCAAACGGGAGGGGCGCTACCCACCCCGCCTGCCCGTGCCCGGCGCCTACGGCAGCACCGTGGGCATCATCTCCCTGGGCATGATCGGCCGCCTGGTCTGCCAGCACCTGCAACGCTTCGACCTGAAGGTGCTGGCCTATGACCCCTATGTGAAGGCGGACGAGGCCGCGGCGCTGGGGGCCGAACTCTGTGATCTGGACGAGCTCTTCCGGCAGGCCGACGTGGTTTCCCTCCACACCCCCTGGCTGCCGGAGACGGAAGGCATGATCACCGGCGCCCACTTCGCGGCCATGAAGGAGGGCGCGACCTTCATCAACACCGCCCGGGGCGCCATCGTGCGAGAGCCGGAGATGATCGCGGTGTTACAGCAGCGGCCAGACCTCTTCGCGGTGCTGGACGTGACCTATCCGGAGCCACCGCCGCCGGGTTCGCCCCTCTACAACCTGGACAATGTGGTGCTGACGCCCCACATCGCCGGCTCCCTGGGCAAGGAGTGCCAGCGCATGGGACAGATCGTGGTGGAAGAGCTGCAGCGCTTCATCCGCGGGGAGCCCCTCCGCTGGGCCATCACCCGGGAGCAGGCCGCCCGCATGGCGTGA